A single genomic interval of Sinorhizobium garamanticum harbors:
- a CDS encoding kinesin: MATKKSSESIDEKAFQALEAALKIDFDDLKSALNDKTSLDEPEETVSEPSKQAAAASGQAQAPKAQQEAPKAVRSLAPEPAPKQPPLSPANDDTRRSPAAMLRSLEVRTSRAAIRTAALVSLLWAFAGLAVAHLLYAPQIWQIRSPADLAATPGAIGILIGIALPVMAFFSFAVMIARAQDLRNAARSMAEVALRLAEPETTAADRVMTVGQAVRREVSAMNEGIERTIARATELETLVHSEVNALERSYSENELRVRTLVQELGLEREAIIGHADRIRTSIAGAHTKLKDDLELASEDIASRIAVSGEAFASLIDTRSAALSERSENALQTISTMLSTRTDALLSGLTTAGVALSNEFDARLDALSETLEKRGEQLLGQFETRASTLDANTEKLNAALNERARQLNETLIARTRDLNESLSVGQQAIAGGLDDVLASLNSALDEKGASFRQSLKTSADDAIMDLDLRGGFFEEKLQTTVGHLATAFDERFHEFASAFDKRASLLDTKLMESLHRINETVSGGSEAIGSALDSGIDKIGSALSDQSLTLATALGATQDFIEESIGSRTSELGNLIGGAQERIESVLSEKTGSLMGALTEAQERIENGFGRRADALTDALTTSEQRLTEGLDSRTSAFIDGLQSAHARIEQTLTGTTDEITSAIAASQHRLDNTLSERTAAISTALTSGVSLVEGAVAGTADRLERVLSERGQAISEALSSQTQTLEGVLSQRGEAITDALSNQTTALDGILSERATQINSTMSARANEMADTLSRHAEDVADNLTFRAMAVAETMTDRVGEIENKLSQSVSEVAENLGSRVSQIAGTLTETSARIAEDLSGRVGKISDALTGTSAEIAEALTARTSEATASLAGKAAEIEQALSGKTEHLRDTLTTTHDQIRATLDDRIHAINLAVGQGREQLEDLLSDQSMAIATTLATSASMLEMSLEERQASIAGVIDRSAETLDARMRSTTGNIAERLAETADQISIAADTLTNRVDISINSINNRLDDTGTRIEASLGSLEDRVQGSAVSVNAFVDEAGTRIETSLGSLEERIRGTVGTVSGIVDDTGIRIENRLGAVEERIRGSVGNVSAIVDDTGARIETSLGSLEERIRGSVSNVSTIVDDTGARIETSLGSLEERIRDSVGSVNAIVDDAGQRIADSLGERAGEIDRISETAATRISTAIEAGTGRIEERLGTMDRALNIGLENVNRTIEGKAAALVTSLRGAVSSAAQELDAEAARSADLLSRAGADFADALAARNAEFATSIEQTASSTAARHADLARSVTDAADTATARLASTHNQVASHAQGIQQSLSDAEKALEARGQAIRSTLDERTRELNSMLAGRSLELSRLLDEQARPVIEQYAATGKEAAERIATLTQESADRLRAENAALINAITERTDETLNAITLRAEETAKAMKMVENRLQSTAMGLIDQLAANNSAIATVIDQASDNLGDMDQRLEATASKFSETTRQASDMLSSSARLIEGRVDKLSDIAGSTLSQIGGIVGRFEDHSKVLGQASDLLAAAQSNLVSTLEERQGALRTLSVGLVQRSEEIERTMRALEGFVDGAFQRAEERSGQVAGNLRNGIQSSFADVGRLLSSTEQRANEAAEAMRNALAQAGEEAGASVEGVFARAEERTRQIANTLRSGVETSFADVNKTLSQVEGRALSASEALRQAIAKAGEDAGQSIEGAFANAEERSKEVASRLRGSVGASVSDIERMLAESGKKSDGVATQLREAVRQAIDEAINRFSGATDDIRRSATEIRKELDMTREELKRGAFDLPEEAKENASMMRRAVSEQIKALQELSEIIGKSSTQLEVAQPVRQQAVSNAPAPAAPRPVVQQPLAETRREQPAPAPAPAPAPAPAPTLRGSLGLEQATRPQPPARQDVAEDRSEEGGGWMRDLLRAASREEAPATARQRPAESQPSVRPGDNRNPRHVVESLNSLSVDIARAIDHDASVDLWRRYQRGERDVFTRRLYTLKGQQTFDEIKRKYDREPEFRTAVDRYIADFEKLLADVARNDPDKRITQTYLTSDTGKVYTMLAHAAGRFN, encoded by the coding sequence ATGGCGACGAAAAAGAGCAGTGAGTCGATCGACGAAAAGGCGTTCCAGGCACTGGAAGCGGCCCTGAAAATCGACTTTGACGACCTTAAGTCGGCTCTGAATGACAAGACTTCCTTGGATGAACCGGAGGAAACCGTGTCTGAGCCCAGCAAGCAGGCGGCGGCAGCATCTGGTCAGGCGCAGGCTCCAAAGGCGCAGCAGGAAGCGCCGAAGGCGGTACGCAGCCTCGCGCCAGAACCCGCGCCGAAACAGCCACCGCTTTCGCCTGCAAATGACGATACGCGCCGATCGCCGGCCGCAATGCTGCGTTCTCTCGAAGTCCGCACCAGCCGCGCGGCAATCCGTACCGCTGCGCTGGTGTCGCTGCTTTGGGCCTTCGCCGGTCTCGCCGTTGCCCACCTCCTCTACGCCCCGCAGATTTGGCAGATCCGTTCGCCTGCCGATCTCGCCGCCACGCCGGGTGCAATCGGCATTCTTATCGGCATCGCCCTGCCCGTGATGGCGTTCTTCTCCTTTGCCGTCATGATCGCGAGGGCGCAGGATCTGCGCAATGCGGCGCGCTCGATGGCGGAGGTCGCACTGCGTCTTGCCGAGCCGGAAACAACCGCCGCAGACCGCGTGATGACCGTCGGCCAGGCCGTCCGTCGCGAAGTGTCAGCAATGAATGAAGGTATCGAGCGGACCATCGCACGTGCGACGGAACTCGAAACGCTGGTCCACTCCGAGGTCAATGCGCTCGAACGCAGCTACAGCGAAAACGAACTTCGCGTTCGCACCCTCGTCCAGGAACTGGGGCTTGAGCGCGAAGCGATCATCGGTCACGCGGACCGTATCCGCACGTCGATCGCCGGTGCGCACACCAAGCTGAAGGACGATCTGGAACTGGCGAGCGAGGATATCGCCTCGCGCATTGCTGTGTCCGGCGAAGCCTTCGCTTCTTTGATCGATACGCGCTCGGCCGCCCTCAGCGAAAGGTCGGAAAACGCGCTGCAGACCATCAGCACGATGCTGTCCACCCGTACTGATGCGCTGCTTTCCGGACTGACGACGGCCGGTGTCGCGCTCAGCAATGAATTCGACGCACGGCTCGACGCATTGAGCGAGACCCTGGAGAAACGCGGCGAGCAGCTGCTCGGCCAGTTCGAGACCCGCGCTTCGACCCTCGATGCCAATACCGAAAAACTGAATGCCGCCCTTAACGAGCGTGCGCGCCAGCTCAACGAAACGCTGATCGCACGGACCCGCGACCTCAACGAGAGCCTGAGCGTCGGCCAGCAGGCGATCGCCGGCGGGCTCGATGACGTGCTTGCCTCGCTCAACTCCGCCCTTGACGAAAAGGGCGCAAGCTTCAGGCAGAGTCTTAAGACAAGCGCCGACGACGCGATCATGGATCTCGATCTTCGCGGCGGTTTCTTTGAAGAGAAGCTGCAGACCACGGTTGGCCATTTGGCGACGGCCTTCGACGAACGCTTCCACGAATTCGCCAGCGCCTTCGACAAGCGAGCTAGCCTCCTCGACACCAAGCTGATGGAAAGCCTGCACCGGATCAACGAGACCGTTTCCGGTGGCTCGGAGGCGATCGGCAGCGCGCTCGATAGCGGTATCGACAAGATCGGTTCGGCCCTCTCCGACCAGTCGCTGACGCTTGCCACGGCCCTTGGCGCGACACAGGATTTCATCGAGGAAAGTATCGGCAGCCGTACGTCCGAGCTCGGCAACCTCATTGGTGGTGCGCAGGAGCGCATCGAGAGCGTGCTTTCTGAGAAAACCGGTTCGCTGATGGGGGCGCTTACCGAGGCACAGGAACGGATCGAGAATGGCTTCGGCCGGCGTGCCGATGCGCTTACCGATGCGCTGACGACCAGCGAGCAGCGCCTGACCGAGGGGCTTGATTCGCGCACGTCCGCCTTCATCGACGGCCTGCAATCCGCGCATGCGCGGATCGAACAGACACTCACAGGCACGACCGACGAAATCACCAGCGCGATCGCGGCAAGCCAGCATCGCCTGGACAACACGCTTTCGGAGCGCACTGCCGCCATCTCGACCGCCCTTACCTCCGGCGTGAGCCTCGTAGAAGGTGCCGTCGCCGGTACCGCTGATCGACTGGAGCGCGTCCTCTCCGAGCGCGGACAGGCGATCTCCGAAGCGCTCAGCAGCCAGACCCAAACGCTCGAGGGTGTGCTGTCGCAACGCGGCGAGGCGATCACCGACGCGCTTAGCAACCAGACGACGGCGCTCGATGGCATCCTTTCGGAGCGCGCAACGCAGATCAACTCGACGATGTCGGCCCGCGCCAATGAAATGGCCGACACTCTCAGCCGCCACGCCGAAGACGTTGCCGACAACCTGACGTTCCGCGCAATGGCTGTCGCCGAGACGATGACGGACCGCGTCGGCGAGATCGAGAACAAGCTTTCGCAAAGCGTATCGGAGGTAGCCGAGAACCTCGGCAGCCGCGTCAGCCAGATCGCCGGCACGCTCACCGAAACAAGCGCTCGTATCGCCGAAGATCTGAGCGGCCGCGTCGGCAAGATTTCGGACGCCTTGACCGGCACCAGCGCCGAGATCGCAGAGGCGCTTACTGCCCGCACATCCGAGGCGACCGCCTCGCTCGCCGGCAAGGCTGCGGAAATCGAACAGGCGCTTTCCGGCAAGACCGAGCATCTGCGCGATACGCTCACGACGACGCATGACCAGATACGGGCGACGCTCGATGATCGGATCCACGCGATCAATCTGGCCGTCGGCCAGGGCCGCGAACAGCTTGAGGATCTGTTGTCCGATCAGTCCATGGCGATCGCGACGACGCTCGCGACCAGCGCCAGCATGCTGGAGATGTCGCTTGAGGAGCGACAGGCATCGATCGCCGGTGTCATCGACCGCAGCGCCGAAACACTCGACGCGCGCATGCGCTCGACCACCGGCAATATCGCTGAGCGCCTTGCCGAGACGGCCGACCAGATCAGTATTGCGGCCGACACGCTCACCAATCGCGTCGACATTTCGATCAACAGCATCAACAACCGCCTCGATGATACCGGCACCCGCATTGAGGCTAGCCTCGGCTCGCTCGAAGATCGCGTTCAGGGCAGCGCTGTTAGCGTCAACGCGTTCGTCGACGAAGCCGGCACGCGCATCGAAACGAGCCTTGGTTCGCTTGAGGAGCGTATTCGCGGCACTGTCGGTACCGTCAGCGGCATCGTCGACGATACGGGTATCCGCATCGAGAACCGCCTCGGCGCCGTGGAAGAGCGCATCCGCGGCAGCGTTGGCAACGTCAGTGCGATCGTCGACGACACCGGGGCGCGCATCGAAACAAGCCTCGGTTCGCTCGAAGAGCGCATCCGCGGCAGCGTCAGCAACGTCAGTACGATCGTCGACGACACGGGGGCGCGTATCGAAACAAGCCTCGGTTCGCTCGAAGAGCGAATTCGCGACAGTGTCGGCAGCGTCAACGCCATCGTCGACGATGCCGGACAGCGGATCGCCGACAGCCTTGGCGAACGCGCCGGGGAGATCGATCGGATCAGCGAGACGGCGGCAACCCGCATCTCCACGGCGATCGAGGCCGGCACAGGCCGTATCGAAGAGCGGCTCGGTACGATGGATCGTGCGCTCAACATCGGTCTCGAAAACGTCAACCGGACGATCGAAGGCAAGGCAGCCGCTCTCGTTACCAGCTTGCGCGGTGCGGTAAGCAGCGCAGCCCAGGAGCTCGACGCGGAAGCTGCGCGTTCGGCCGACCTTTTGTCCCGGGCCGGCGCGGATTTCGCCGACGCACTTGCCGCACGCAACGCCGAATTCGCGACCTCGATCGAGCAGACCGCGTCGTCTACGGCCGCCCGCCATGCCGACCTCGCCCGCTCGGTTACGGACGCCGCGGATACGGCGACCGCCCGCCTTGCCTCCACCCATAACCAGGTGGCAAGCCACGCCCAGGGCATCCAGCAGAGCCTCTCGGATGCGGAAAAGGCGCTTGAGGCCCGCGGCCAGGCCATTCGCAGCACGCTCGACGAACGCACCCGCGAACTCAATTCGATGCTCGCCGGTCGCTCGCTCGAGCTTTCCCGCCTTCTCGACGAGCAGGCACGGCCCGTCATTGAGCAGTATGCTGCAACCGGCAAGGAAGCCGCCGAGCGGATCGCTACCCTCACCCAGGAAAGCGCGGATCGCCTGCGCGCTGAAAATGCGGCGCTCATCAACGCGATTACCGAGCGGACCGACGAAACGCTCAACGCCATCACGCTGCGCGCGGAAGAGACGGCCAAGGCCATGAAGATGGTCGAGAACCGTCTCCAGTCGACGGCGATGGGCCTTATCGACCAGCTCGCCGCCAACAATTCGGCGATCGCGACCGTTATCGACCAGGCGAGCGACAATCTCGGCGACATGGACCAGCGCCTCGAGGCGACGGCATCGAAGTTCTCGGAAACGACACGGCAGGCGTCCGACATGCTCTCGAGTTCCGCGCGCCTCATCGAAGGCCGTGTCGACAAGTTGTCCGACATCGCTGGCTCGACGCTTTCTCAGATCGGTGGGATCGTCGGCCGCTTCGAGGATCACTCGAAGGTTCTCGGCCAGGCGTCCGACCTGCTGGCCGCCGCCCAGTCGAACCTGGTCAGCACGCTCGAAGAGCGTCAGGGCGCACTGCGGACCCTTTCCGTCGGCCTGGTGCAGCGCTCGGAGGAAATCGAACGGACGATGCGGGCACTGGAAGGCTTCGTCGACGGCGCCTTCCAGCGCGCCGAAGAACGCTCCGGTCAGGTCGCCGGCAATCTTCGCAATGGCATCCAGTCTTCCTTCGCGGACGTCGGCCGCCTGCTGTCGAGCACCGAACAGCGTGCGAACGAGGCTGCCGAAGCGATGCGCAACGCTCTGGCGCAGGCTGGCGAGGAAGCAGGCGCGTCGGTCGAAGGCGTCTTCGCGCGCGCCGAGGAACGGACTCGCCAGATCGCCAACACGTTGCGCTCGGGCGTTGAAACCTCGTTCGCCGACGTCAACAAGACCCTGTCGCAGGTGGAGGGGCGCGCGCTCAGCGCCTCCGAGGCACTTCGCCAAGCTATCGCCAAGGCAGGCGAGGATGCCGGTCAATCGATCGAGGGCGCCTTCGCAAACGCCGAGGAACGTTCTAAGGAAGTGGCGTCTCGCCTGCGCGGCAGTGTCGGAGCCTCGGTGTCCGACATCGAGCGCATGCTGGCGGAAAGCGGCAAGAAGTCTGACGGCGTCGCCACCCAACTGCGCGAGGCCGTCCGTCAGGCAATCGATGAGGCGATCAACCGCTTCAGCGGTGCGACCGACGATATCCGGCGCTCCGCCACCGAGATCCGCAAGGAACTCGACATGACCCGCGAGGAACTGAAGCGCGGCGCCTTCGACCTGCCCGAAGAGGCAAAGGAGAACGCCTCGATGATGCGGCGCGCCGTCTCCGAGCAGATCAAGGCGCTGCAGGAGCTTTCCGAAATCATCGGCAAGTCGTCCACGCAGCTAGAGGTCGCGCAGCCGGTTCGCCAGCAGGCCGTTTCGAATGCTCCGGCCCCTGCCGCCCCTCGCCCGGTCGTCCAGCAACCGCTCGCGGAGACGCGGCGTGAGCAGCCGGCCCCAGCACCGGCTCCCGCTCCCGCTCCGGCGCCGGCTCCCACCTTGCGCGGAAGCCTTGGGCTGGAGCAGGCCACGCGCCCGCAGCCGCCTGCCCGCCAGGATGTGGCCGAGGACCGCTCGGAGGAAGGCGGCGGCTGGATGCGCGACTTGCTTCGCGCGGCTTCGCGTGAAGAAGCGCCCGCCACCGCACGCCAGCGGCCGGCGGAAAGCCAGCCTTCGGTGCGCCCCGGCGATAACCGCAATCCGCGCCATGTGGTCGAGTCGTTGAACTCGCTTTCGGTCGACATCGCCCGGGCGATCGACCACGACGCGTCGGTGGATCTCTGGCGGCGTTATCAGCGCGGCGAACGCGATGTGTTCACGCGCCGGCTCTACACGCTCAAGGGCCAGCAGACATTCGACGAGATCAAGCGCAAGTATGATCGCGAGCCGGAATTCCGGACGGCGGTAGACCGCTACATTGCTGATTTCGAAAAGCTTCTCGCCGATGTGGCGCGGAACGATCCCGACAAGCGCATCACGCAGACCTATCTGACGTCCGATACGGGCAAGGTCTACACGATGCTCGCCCACGCGGCCGGTCGCTTCAACTGA
- a CDS encoding Hpt domain-containing protein, with protein MAALKIAFETPDNQGSSSLGKKPIDFAQLGKQTMGDKELEIEVLQLFARQARQAVGEIAAGDADRRVQAAHRLKGAALAVGAVDVAQAAAAIEREPGNAILAGALGAAVLVTELFILKLCR; from the coding sequence ATGGCGGCACTCAAGATAGCCTTCGAGACACCGGACAACCAGGGGAGTTCATCCCTCGGCAAAAAGCCCATCGACTTCGCCCAGCTTGGCAAGCAGACGATGGGGGACAAGGAACTGGAGATCGAAGTCCTGCAGTTGTTTGCGCGGCAGGCACGGCAAGCGGTGGGCGAGATCGCTGCCGGTGACGCCGATCGGCGCGTCCAGGCTGCGCATCGCCTGAAAGGTGCGGCGCTCGCTGTCGGTGCCGTCGACGTCGCACAGGCGGCTGCCGCGATCGAGCGCGAACCAGGAAACGCGATCCTTGCCGGGGCGCTCGGCGCGGCCGTGCTCGTGACCGAGCTTTTCATCCTGAAGCTTTGCCGCTGA
- a CDS encoding 2Fe-2S iron-sulfur cluster-binding protein → MTKLTIVAFDGTRHELDVENGSTVMENAVRNSVPGIEAECGGACACATCHVYIDDEWAAAVGAPEAMEEDMLDFAYDVRPTSRLSCQIKMSEALDGLVVHVPERQA, encoded by the coding sequence ATGACAAAACTTACGATCGTAGCCTTTGACGGCACGCGCCACGAACTCGATGTCGAGAACGGCTCCACGGTCATGGAGAATGCGGTTCGCAATTCTGTACCGGGCATCGAAGCCGAATGCGGCGGAGCCTGCGCCTGCGCGACCTGTCATGTCTATATCGACGACGAGTGGGCGGCTGCCGTCGGCGCGCCGGAGGCTATGGAAGAGGACATGCTGGACTTCGCCTACGACGTTCGTCCGACGTCGCGGCTTTCCTGCCAGATCAAGATGAGTGAGGCACTGGACGGCCTGGTCGTCCACGTTCCGGAACGCCAGGCCTGA
- a CDS encoding DUF922 domain-containing Zn-dependent protease: MYRVRVPLKAALVALFVGLPLGSVAAETVFSKSFTYFSIGGRTAAELDKALAAAGPVMTSTGARHPGATRIKFGGTITYVSRSGRCAIGTARVTLSTRIILPRWKYRKQAGRDLALVWDTLASDIKRHEERHAEIARNHARQMEKAFLALKPEADCERMQAKVARTSATEVESHDKDQARFDRTEAANFDRRMIRLLQYRLDSLKDGR; encoded by the coding sequence ATGTACCGAGTACGCGTTCCGCTGAAAGCCGCTCTCGTCGCGCTCTTCGTCGGCCTTCCGCTGGGGAGCGTCGCGGCAGAGACTGTGTTCAGCAAGAGCTTCACCTATTTCTCGATCGGCGGTCGTACGGCAGCCGAACTCGACAAGGCACTTGCTGCGGCCGGCCCTGTGATGACAAGCACCGGTGCGCGCCATCCCGGAGCCACGCGGATCAAGTTCGGTGGCACGATCACCTATGTCAGCCGCAGTGGGCGCTGCGCCATCGGCACGGCGCGCGTGACTCTCAGCACACGTATCATCCTGCCGCGTTGGAAATATCGCAAACAGGCGGGGCGTGATCTCGCTTTGGTTTGGGACACGCTCGCAAGCGACATAAAGCGCCACGAGGAGCGGCATGCGGAGATCGCGCGCAATCATGCGCGCCAGATGGAAAAAGCGTTTCTCGCGCTGAAACCGGAGGCGGATTGCGAGCGGATGCAAGCCAAAGTGGCTCGGACAAGTGCGACCGAAGTTGAAAGCCACGATAAGGACCAGGCACGCTTCGACCGCACTGAGGCCGCAAACTTCGATCGTCGCATGATCCGGTTGCTGCAATACCGGCTGGATAGCCTCAAAGACGGGCGCTGA
- the folP gene encoding dihydropteroate synthase, producing MTKTPFQVSRWKLAHGRSLELGPRGVLMAIINVTPDSFSDGGRFIDAAAAVTAGRHALEQGAEILDVGGESTRPDAEPVTAEEEQARILPVIAGLARETDAIISVDTYRAETARLAVEAGAHIVNDVHGLQREPAIADVAAATGAGLCIMHTGRDRQKLDDVVEDQFHFLDRSLEIAARAGVARERIVLDPGFGFAKDADENLELMARFSELHRFGLPILVGTSRKRFIGAVTGRDAPARDVGTAATTALLRAAGAAIFRVHDVAINRDALVMADAMLAAKNSRRDMKP from the coding sequence ATGACGAAAACTCCATTTCAGGTGTCTCGCTGGAAATTGGCGCACGGGCGCAGTCTCGAACTAGGGCCGCGTGGCGTTTTGATGGCGATCATCAATGTCACGCCGGATTCGTTCTCCGACGGCGGGCGTTTCATCGATGCCGCTGCGGCCGTGACTGCCGGTCGGCATGCGCTGGAGCAGGGCGCGGAAATCCTCGATGTCGGTGGCGAATCCACCCGCCCGGACGCCGAGCCGGTGACGGCCGAGGAGGAGCAGGCGCGCATCCTTCCGGTGATCGCCGGGCTTGCTCGCGAAACCGATGCGATCATTTCCGTCGACACCTACCGCGCCGAAACGGCGCGGCTCGCCGTCGAAGCCGGCGCCCACATCGTCAATGACGTGCACGGGTTGCAGCGCGAGCCGGCGATCGCGGATGTCGCGGCGGCAACGGGAGCAGGGCTCTGCATCATGCACACGGGCCGCGACAGGCAGAAACTTGATGATGTCGTCGAAGATCAGTTTCATTTTCTCGATCGATCGCTTGAGATCGCAGCCAGGGCCGGTGTCGCGCGGGAAAGAATCGTACTCGATCCGGGTTTCGGATTTGCCAAGGATGCCGATGAAAATCTCGAACTGATGGCACGCTTCAGCGAGTTGCACCGCTTCGGCTTGCCGATCCTGGTCGGAACGTCGCGCAAGCGTTTCATCGGCGCGGTCACGGGGCGAGATGCACCGGCGCGTGACGTCGGGACGGCGGCGACGACCGCGCTTCTCAGGGCCGCAGGCGCTGCGATATTTCGGGTGCATGATGTCGCAATCAACAGGGATGCACTGGTAATGGCAGATGCTATGCTGGCCGCAAAGAACAGCCGACGGGATATGAAGCCATGA
- the folB gene encoding dihydroneopterin aldolase, giving the protein MTATYIITLKNCAFFARHGVLDEEEFLGQRFFVDAELEVEQGTALAEDCIDDTVHYGIAFAEIERIVTGRRRYLIEALALEVAKTLCARFRQIRRAKVSIRKPNAPVPGVLDYVEVTVEHVAE; this is encoded by the coding sequence ATGACTGCGACCTACATTATCACCTTGAAGAATTGCGCTTTCTTTGCCCGCCACGGCGTGCTCGATGAGGAGGAGTTTCTCGGGCAGCGCTTCTTCGTTGATGCCGAGCTCGAGGTCGAGCAGGGCACGGCGCTCGCGGAGGATTGCATCGACGACACCGTGCATTACGGCATTGCCTTTGCGGAAATTGAGAGAATCGTCACCGGTCGCCGGCGCTACCTGATCGAAGCGCTGGCGCTTGAGGTTGCAAAGACCCTTTGCGCCCGCTTCCGGCAAATACGGCGCGCGAAGGTTTCCATCCGCAAGCCGAACGCGCCGGTCCCGGGCGTGCTGGATTATGTGGAAGTCACGGTCGAGCATGTCGCAGAATAG
- the folK gene encoding 2-amino-4-hydroxy-6-hydroxymethyldihydropteridine diphosphokinase codes for MSQNRAWRRATLGLGGNLGDPPRAMAEALRALDERPDCKINAVSRLYRTPPWGKTDQAWFFNACAEVETTLDPEALLDTCLDIERAMKRIRKERWGPRTIDIDLLTFDGVSSASEKLELPHPRMTVRGFVLMPLADFAADLCIEGRTVREWLKDADVTGIEVADGDADWWRRRS; via the coding sequence ATGTCGCAGAATAGGGCCTGGCGGCGCGCGACGCTCGGTCTCGGCGGCAATCTCGGTGATCCGCCGCGGGCGATGGCGGAGGCGTTGCGCGCACTCGACGAAAGACCGGATTGCAAAATCAACGCTGTGTCACGGCTCTACCGAACACCACCATGGGGCAAGACCGATCAGGCCTGGTTCTTCAACGCCTGCGCTGAGGTAGAAACCACGCTCGATCCCGAGGCGCTGCTCGACACCTGCCTTGATATTGAGCGGGCTATGAAGCGCATTCGCAAGGAGCGCTGGGGGCCGCGCACGATCGACATCGATCTGCTGACCTTCGACGGAGTGAGCTCAGCGAGCGAAAAACTGGAACTGCCACATCCACGCATGACGGTGCGAGGTTTCGTGCTGATGCCGCTTGCCGACTTCGCGGCCGACCTTTGCATAGAAGGGCGTACTGTCCGCGAATGGTTGAAAGATGCCGATGTGACTGGAATTGAGGTGGCGGATGGCGACGCCGATTGGTGGCGCAGGCGTAGCTGA
- a CDS encoding cytochrome b/b6 domain-containing protein, whose product MATAIDKKRHDIHLQRTTIRRHGLMTRVTHWTWAVALFFLLLSGLQIFNAHPSLYIGEQSGFAFDNSVLSIRAIKGADGNAEGLTTLFGRSIDTTGLFGVSGPEDSRAYQAFPGWLTVPSYHDLATGRVVHFFFAWLFAATFISWFAASLINGHLRRDILPTFSDIRGLPGSFVDHLRFRFHSGHSYNGLQKISYAIVLLVLFPLMILTGLTMSPGMNAAVPWLTEIFGGRQTARTIHFAVMLLLVGFFAIHIFMVFAAGPINEMRSMVTGRYRIDREVAEGGPER is encoded by the coding sequence ATGGCGACGGCGATAGACAAAAAGAGGCATGACATTCACTTGCAACGGACGACGATTCGTCGGCATGGCCTCATGACGCGGGTCACGCACTGGACATGGGCGGTCGCACTGTTTTTCCTGCTCCTCAGCGGCTTGCAGATCTTCAATGCCCACCCATCGCTTTATATCGGCGAGCAATCCGGCTTTGCATTCGACAACAGCGTGTTGTCGATCCGCGCGATCAAGGGAGCCGACGGCAACGCCGAAGGTCTGACGACGTTGTTCGGTCGAAGCATCGACACGACCGGCCTGTTCGGTGTCAGTGGACCGGAGGACAGCCGCGCGTACCAGGCGTTCCCGGGCTGGCTGACCGTGCCCTCCTATCACGATCTTGCGACAGGCAGGGTCGTCCACTTCTTCTTCGCCTGGCTGTTCGCGGCGACGTTCATCTCATGGTTTGCCGCGAGCCTGATCAACGGCCATCTGCGGCGCGATATCCTGCCGACCTTCTCGGATATTCGCGGCCTGCCGGGCAGTTTCGTCGATCATTTGCGGTTCCGTTTCCATAGTGGCCACTCCTACAACGGTCTACAGAAAATCTCCTATGCGATTGTTCTTCTGGTGCTTTTCCCGCTGATGATCCTGACGGGACTGACGATGTCACCGGGAATGAACGCCGCCGTGCCCTGGCTCACGGAGATCTTCGGCGGCCGCCAGACGGCGCGCACCATCCATTTTGCAGTCATGCTGCTGCTCGTGGGCTTCTTTGCCATCCACATCTTCATGGTCTTTGCCGCCGGACCGATCAACGAGATGCGCTCAATGGTGACCGGGCGGTACCGAATCGACCGGGAGGTAGCCGAGGGAGGACCCGAACGATGA